In the genome of Acanthopagrus latus isolate v.2019 chromosome 17, fAcaLat1.1, whole genome shotgun sequence, the window TAACTTTGTCTCGCACCAAACAGTACACAGCCCCCGGATTTAAATGTGACAAGTGAAATCTCATGATTTAGAGCAGGCTGAAAATAGCACTTTTACCGTTTGTGAAGTCAAACCGGTGTAGATGGTGTCAGGGttatgatgaataaaaaaaagaaaagacatagAATATGGCTTGGAATATTTTTGAAATCAAAATCTTTAGAAATTTGAATATTTGAGGTACGCATGATTCTGTgaactttcaaaataagtcCATGACTCATCATACATTAATAGTGGAGACCACGGCTACAGAATGAAAGAATACATTCTGATACTTGCAGACCTGAGCTAGGACTTAGCCCACGTCTGTGAGACATGCGTCAGAGTCAGGGAGCCGTGGTCGAACAGTTTATACGGCAGCGTTCCCTTGGACGTCCAAGTGTCTGTCTTTGGGTCGTAGCACTCGAAATTGTCCGAGTCCTCGATGACGTCGTGGCCGTTGATGGAACGTCCGCCGGTGACGTAGAGTTTGTGATTGAGAACGGTGGCAGCGTGGtgcatcctcctctccttcaggtTGGCACACTTGATGAACCGGTTGGTCTTGGTGTCGTAAGCGATCACTCTCCTGGTGTATCCTGTGACAGTGGAGGCATTTATTTGAGAAGGGCGCTTGAAAATCATGCAGTGATGTAACTCTAAGAGtaagatttttttaatgtcattatcaGTATTTATCACAGCCACTGTCTACCTCCGATGATGTAGATTTTGTCATCTATAACGGCGGCAGGAGCAGACACATTCTTCACTGTTCTGTTCTCCATCTTGGACCACATGTTCCTGGCAATGTGATACACCTgcaggaggggaggtggggtgtgtgtgagggaaaaaCCGATTGAGTGAGTGACCGAACGAGAGCGGAcgaacaaagaaaacacaagcagtgCCTGAGTGACTGAAGAACACACCGTCTTACCTGTATTATTCTGACTGGGTTCTGCATGGCGTCCTCTCCTCCAAACACATAGATCCTCTGGTTGGTAGCAGCCACCGCCGGATGCAACACGGCCTCAGGCATGGGCGCCATCGACTCCCACTGGTTGAACATGCCGTTGTACCTGATGGCATCATTGAGAGATCCGTTAGCgtttgtcatgttgtgtgttttgtatgtcGCGCGTGTGGATAATTAGGATTTATAATCACCTCTCCACACTGTCTGTGAGCCGCCTGTCAGGCCCGAAGCCTCCCAAGACAAAGATGAAGTGCAGGTAGGAGACACTCTGGTGGGCGAAGCGCGGCTCCAGCAGCGGCTCTGCCGTTCGCCACTGGTTGGTCTTGATGGAGAGGGTGTAGACGGTCGCGCTGACTtggctgtgctttgtgtttgtggtcagGCCTCCGGTAACATACAAGACACTGTGAAGGGCGACATACGAGGCTTTATACAGACGAATGGGCAGCTTGGCCAGCCACTGCCACTTTTCACTCCTCTCATCAAAGACGAGGGCTTCCCTCGAGGTCTGCTCGTTGttcttcctccctcccaccaccaccaacatgTCCTGGTAGGAGTAGCGCCTCGGTGCCACCCAGAGGGGTTTAAAGTCTGTGTTACCGATGTACTTGGTGCTAACAGCGAACATCAGGCGTCTCACGGACTCTATGAGCTCAGTGCACAGGGCGGAGGACTGGATCAGAGGGTCGTTGGCGATGAATTGGAAGAGGTAGGTGGGGTGGATGTAGCGAAGGCGAACTTTCTTGAAGAGGTCACTGATGGCACCGCGCCTCGATAAAGGATCATGGTGGATCCAGGCAACAAGCGTCTCAaacacctgctcctcctccgcACACAGAGTGTCATCCTCCAAGTATCCCATGAGCTCCGGGAGGGAGAGCTCACACAGATCCTCGGATGCTGACACGTCGGAGAAGCTCCTCATGGCCATCTCTTTTGCTTTGTCTCTCAGAGTGTGGCAACTCATGATCTCAGAGAGTCGTATCATGCTCAGACAGTTGTCAGGGCTCAGCTGCATCTGAAGGAAGCGCGAGCAGGCCTCGAAAAGGCGGCCGTACTGTAACATGGACGCCGCTTGCATCAGAGGGAGCACGATTtcgatgctgatgctgatgcgTCCTGTGTAAACATAGTCAATGATGCTGCTCAGAATGTTCGATGTGATGCCCTTCAAGTAAATCTTGGCCTGCTGCCTTTCCATGAAGTTGTTGCAGAACATGGCCCTGAAGTAGGGGCTGCTGGAGACCAGGACGTTGCGATGACAGGGGATCTCGGTGTTGTCTGAACACAGCGACACATCTGTCAGGACGCTCTCCTGCCTCAGcctgttgagctgcaggagcaggcTGGACGACTGCTCCTTGTCTTTGAAGTGGAAGACCTCGGCTGCCGGTTGGTCcatgctgaggaggagagaccaTTGTTACTGTCAAAACATTTGATTGCCAgactcattttcatttgatgttttttttattataaagctCGAACCTTCCACGCCAACTTAATTCCACGTCACGCAATCAAAACAATACCTAATTCAAGCGTTTTAGCTTTGTTGATGTGCAAATATAAGCCATTTGAGAGCTTGCCATAAATAATATGTCACGAATGAATAGTAGCTCTGCTGTAAAGgggcagtgtgtagttttggagaggaaattcaaactcagaattgtaatgtttacaacattaatgaggtaataataaaaaaaaactatttgtatccaaaactgaataaacaagctattctcagaggaaaattaggtCACAAGAACACCGTTTTCaactggaaaggtggcagggtccgccaaatcCCAAAGTAAAAAAGTAGGAATTTGTATTTAGGCCACAAGTTTCATTAGTAAGAC includes:
- the klhl38b gene encoding kelch-like protein 38; the protein is MDQPAAEVFHFKDKEQSSSLLLQLNRLRQESVLTDVSLCSDNTEIPCHRNVLVSSSPYFRAMFCNNFMERQQAKIYLKGITSNILSSIIDYVYTGRISISIEIVLPLMQAASMLQYGRLFEACSRFLQMQLSPDNCLSMIRLSEIMSCHTLRDKAKEMAMRSFSDVSASEDLCELSLPELMGYLEDDTLCAEEEQVFETLVAWIHHDPLSRRGAISDLFKKVRLRYIHPTYLFQFIANDPLIQSSALCTELIESVRRLMFAVSTKYIGNTDFKPLWVAPRRYSYQDMLVVVGGRKNNEQTSREALVFDERSEKWQWLAKLPIRLYKASYVALHSVLYVTGGLTTNTKHSQVSATVYTLSIKTNQWRTAEPLLEPRFAHQSVSYLHFIFVLGGFGPDRRLTDSVERYNGMFNQWESMAPMPEAVLHPAVAATNQRIYVFGGEDAMQNPVRIIQVYHIARNMWSKMENRTVKNVSAPAAVIDDKIYIIGGYTRRVIAYDTKTNRFIKCANLKERRMHHAATVLNHKLYVTGGRSINGHDVIEDSDNFECYDPKTDTWTSKGTLPYKLFDHGSLTLTHVSQTWAKS